In Solanum stenotomum isolate F172 chromosome 6, ASM1918654v1, whole genome shotgun sequence, one DNA window encodes the following:
- the LOC125867943 gene encoding loganic acid O-methyltransferase-like isoform X2, protein MQSSFPMNSGDAVYSYSKNSQIQREVLDGAKEMMKEAIIENLDIKNMLSSSNKFYITDLGCSIGPNTFNSMQHIVQVVKEKYHDNILEFQVFFNDHLNNDFNTLFRSLPVDRSYYASGVPGSFHGRLFPSRSIHFAHSSCAIHWLSRCPKELLDEKSPAWNKGLIHYVGASNIEVVNAYVAQFEKDMEMFFNARAEEIVHGGMMVLLSPFSGYRYLKFFGSTLMDLVNEGMLDESLVDSFNVPVYFPSVEDMTKVVEKNDFFSIEKIELTYPKSKLVDEADAKTLIINLTTVLQNLFINHFGNKITEEIFTRTILKSEEISTWMKINCEKACQLFVALKRK, encoded by the exons ATGCAATCATCTTTCCCTATGAATAGCGGTGATGCTGTTTATAGCTACTCCAAAAACTCCCAAATACAG AGAGAAGTGTTAGATGGTGCAAAGGAgatgatgaaagaagcaattaTTGAAAATCTTGACATCAAAAACATGTTATCTTcttcaaacaaattttatattacaGACTTGGGATGTTCGATTGGACCAAACACATTCAACTCAATGCAACATATTGTACAAGTTGTAAAGGAAAAGTACCATGATAACATTCTTGAATTCCAAGTATTTTTCAATGATCATTTAAACAATGATTTCAACACCCTTTTTCGATCACTACCTGTTGATCGATCCTATTATGCATCTGGAGTTCCAGGATCTTTTCATGGTAGATTATTTCCATCACGATCAATACATTTTGCACATTCTTCTTGTGCTATACATTGGTTATCTAGGTGTCCAAAAGAATTATTAGATGAAAAATCTCCAGCATGGAATAAGGGATTGATTCACTATGTAGGTGCATCAAATATTGAAGTAGTGAATGCTTATGTTGCTCAATTTGAAAAGGACATGGAAATGTTCTTCAATGCAAGAGCTGAGGAAATTGTTCATGGAGGAATGATGGTGCTTCTTTCACCATTTTCGGGTTATCGTTACCTCAAATTTTTTGGCTCTACTCTTATGGATTTGGTAAATGAG GGAATGCTAGATGAATCTCTAGTTGACTCATTCAACGTGCCAGTGTATTTTCCCTCTGTTGAAGACATGACTAAAGTGGTGGAgaagaatgatttttttagcATTGAGAAAATAGAATTAACATATCCTAAATCAAAACTCGTGGATGAGGCTGATGCAAAGACTTTAATCATAAACCTAACAACTGTTTTACAAAATCTTTTCATCAATCATTTTGGGAATAAAATAACAGAAGAAATATTTACAAGGACTATACTCAAAAGTGAAGAGATTTCAACATGGATGAAAATAAATTGCGAAAAAGCATGTCAATTATTTGTCGCTTTAAAGCGTAAATAA
- the LOC125867948 gene encoding loganic acid O-methyltransferase-like, with protein MSTFFPMNNGDHVYSYARNSQIQREVLDGAKEMMKEAIIKNLDIKYILSSSNKFHITDLGCSIGPNTFTSMQHVVQVVKDKYHDKNLEFQVFFNDHVTNDFNTLFRSLPVDRSYYASGVPGSFHGRLFPSRSIHFAHCSCAIHWLSKIPKELLDTNSPAWNKGLCRLMDLVNEGMLDESLVDSFNVPIYLPSPDDITKVVEKNGCFSIENIELTYPQSKLVDEADAKTFIINLRAILEGLFINHFGIKIAEEAFTRTILKNKEISAWMKTNYKACQLFIALKRK; from the exons ATGTCAACATTTTTCCCCATGAATAATGGTGATCATGTTTACAGCTACGCGAGAAACTCCCAAATACAG AGAGAAGTGTTAGATGGTGCAAAGGAgatgatgaaagaagcaattaTTAAAAATCTTGACATCAAATACATATTATCTTCttcaaacaaatttcatattaCAGATTTGGGATGTTCAATTGGACCAAACACTTTCACTTCAATGCAACATGTTGTACAAGTTGTAAAGGACAAGTACCATGataaaaatcttgaatttcaaGTATTTTTCAATGATCATGTCACTAATGATTTCAACACCCTTTTTCGTTCACTACCTGTTGATCGATCCTACTATGCATCCGGAGTTCCAGGATCTTTTCATGGTAGATTATTTCCATCACGATCGATACATTTTGCTCATTGTTCTTGTGCTATACATTGGTTATCTAAGAttccaaaagagttgttagatACAAATTCCCCAGCATGGAATAAGGGATTGTGTCGTCTGATGGATTTGGTGAATGAG GGAATGTTAGATGAATCTCTAGTTGACTCATTCAATGTGCCAATTTATCTTCCTTCTCCTGATGACATAACTAAAGTGGTGGAGAAAAATGGATGTTTTAGCATTGAGAATATAGAGTTAACATATCCTCAATCAAAGCTTGTGGATGAAGCTGATGCAAAGACTTTTATCATTAACCTAAGAGCTATCTTAGAGGGACTTTTCATCAATCATTTTGGGATTAAAATAGCAGAAGAAGCTTTTACAAggactattttaaaaaataaagagatttcAGCATGGATGAAAACGAATTACAAGGCATGCCAACTATTTATCGCTTTAAAACGTAAATAA
- the LOC125867943 gene encoding loganic acid O-methyltransferase-like isoform X1, which yields MATSFPMNSGDAVYSYSKNSQIQREVLDGAKEMMKEAIIENLDIKNMLSSSNKFYITDLGCSIGPNTFNSMQHIVQVVKEKYHDNILEFQVFFNDHLNNDFNTLFRSLPVDRSYYASGVPGSFHGRLFPSRSIHFAHSSCAIHWLSRCPKELLDEKSPAWNKGLIHYVGASNIEVVNAYVAQFEKDMEMFFNARAEEIVHGGMMVLLSPFSGYRYLKFFGSTLMDLVNEGMLDESLVDSFNVPVYFPSVEDMTKVVEKNDFFSIEKIELTYPKSKLVDEADAKTLIINLTTVLQNLFINHFGNKITEEIFTRTILKSEEISTWMKINCEKACQLFVALKRK from the exons ATGGCAACATCTTTCCCTATGAATAGTGGTGATGCTGTTTATAGCTACTCCAAAAACTCCCAAATACAG AGAGAAGTGTTAGATGGTGCAAAGGAgatgatgaaagaagcaattaTTGAAAATCTTGACATCAAAAACATGTTATCTTcttcaaacaaattttatattacaGACTTGGGATGTTCGATTGGACCAAACACATTCAACTCAATGCAACATATTGTACAAGTTGTAAAGGAAAAGTACCATGATAACATTCTTGAATTCCAAGTATTTTTCAATGATCATTTAAACAATGATTTCAACACCCTTTTTCGATCACTACCTGTTGATCGATCCTATTATGCATCTGGAGTTCCAGGATCTTTTCATGGTAGATTATTTCCATCACGATCAATACATTTTGCACATTCTTCTTGTGCTATACATTGGTTATCTAGGTGTCCAAAAGAATTATTAGATGAAAAATCTCCAGCATGGAATAAGGGATTGATTCACTATGTAGGTGCATCAAATATTGAAGTAGTGAATGCTTATGTTGCTCAATTTGAAAAGGACATGGAAATGTTCTTCAATGCAAGAGCTGAGGAAATTGTTCATGGAGGAATGATGGTGCTTCTTTCACCATTTTCGGGTTATCGTTACCTCAAATTTTTTGGCTCTACTCTTATGGATTTGGTAAATGAG GGAATGCTAGATGAATCTCTAGTTGACTCATTCAACGTGCCAGTGTATTTTCCCTCTGTTGAAGACATGACTAAAGTGGTGGAgaagaatgatttttttagcATTGAGAAAATAGAATTAACATATCCTAAATCAAAACTCGTGGATGAGGCTGATGCAAAGACTTTAATCATAAACCTAACAACTGTTTTACAAAATCTTTTCATCAATCATTTTGGGAATAAAATAACAGAAGAAATATTTACAAGGACTATACTCAAAAGTGAAGAGATTTCAACATGGATGAAAATAAATTGCGAAAAAGCATGTCAATTATTTGTCGCTTTAAAGCGTAAATAA